Proteins from a single region of Azospira inquinata:
- a CDS encoding helix-turn-helix domain-containing protein, translating into MLIKAREEAGITQCALARRLGKPQSFVSKLERGERRLDVPEFVLFAQALGIDTEKFLNDFRRALLAGGRPFPESA; encoded by the coding sequence ATGCTTATAAAAGCGCGAGAAGAAGCCGGTATTACCCAATGTGCCCTGGCTCGCCGGTTAGGTAAGCCCCAGAGCTTTGTTTCCAAATTAGAACGGGGGGAGCGGCGTCTGGATGTGCCCGAGTTTGTCCTGTTCGCCCAGGCTCTGGGGATCGATACGGAGAAGTTCCTCAACGACTTTCGTCGGGCTTTGCTGGCGGGGGGGCGCCCGTTTCCCGAAAGCGCCTAG
- a CDS encoding Bax inhibitor-1/YccA family protein yields MLSQYQMAGAAAQDLAVARNKVLRNTYLLLALSMVPTVLGAVLGVASNFALLPGSPILSVLLFLGIAWGLMFGIQRTRNSGMGVVLLLAFTFFMGLMLSGMLRAALGFANGGSLIAMAAGGTGVIFMGMATMATVSKRDFSFLGKFLFIGLLVVIVASLANIFFQLPALALTISAGAVLLFSAFILFDINRIVTGGEDNYIMATLSVYLDIYNLFVHLLNLLMALAGERD; encoded by the coding sequence ATGCTTTCCCAATATCAAATGGCCGGTGCGGCCGCACAAGACTTGGCGGTGGCGCGGAACAAGGTATTGCGCAATACCTATCTGCTGCTGGCTCTGTCCATGGTGCCCACGGTGCTGGGCGCGGTGCTGGGGGTGGCTTCCAATTTTGCCTTGCTGCCCGGGAGCCCCATCCTTTCTGTGCTGCTTTTCCTGGGGATTGCCTGGGGCCTGATGTTCGGCATTCAGCGTACCCGTAACAGCGGTATGGGGGTGGTGCTACTCCTGGCTTTCACCTTTTTCATGGGCCTGATGTTGTCCGGCATGCTGCGGGCGGCCCTGGGTTTTGCTAACGGGGGCAGCCTGATTGCCATGGCAGCCGGTGGCACCGGGGTTATTTTCATGGGCATGGCCACCATGGCCACGGTGAGCAAGCGGGATTTCAGCTTCCTCGGTAAATTCCTCTTCATCGGCTTGCTGGTGGTGATCGTAGCCAGTCTGGCCAATATCTTCTTCCAGTTGCCGGCCCTGGCCCTGACCATTTCTGCGGGCGCTGTGCTGCTTTTCTCCGCCTTCATCCTGTTTGATATCAACCGGATTGTTACGGGGGGCGAAGACAATTACATCATGGCCACCCTGTCCGTTTATCTGGACATCTACAACCTGTTTGTTCATCTGCTGAATCTGCTCATGGCCCTAGCGGGCGAGCGGGATTAA
- the ppk1 gene encoding polyphosphate kinase 1, whose translation MNRSHIYRRYPPENFLNRELGLLAFNRRVLAQAQDPTVPLLERLRFICIVSSNMDEFFEIRVAGLREQIKLNSNTRSTDGKTPQEVYRLVHKVSQELVGEQYKLFNEEILPALDSHGIHFLRRTAWTDAQREWIRDYFFREVMPVLTPIGLDPSHPFPRILNKSLNFAVELEGRDAFGRNSGMAIVQAPRVLPRVIRLPQELAGYEYGFVFLSSVLHAFVGELFAGMNVLGCYQFRVTRNSDLFVDEEEVKNLRTKIQGELPQRHFGDAVRLEVADNCSQAMTEFLLAQFNLTEADLFRVAGPVNLVRLMQVPDWVDRPDLKFPSFAPGLPKTLEKHKDIFSSMRKNDILLHHPYQSFGPVIELLREAAADPQVVAIKMTVYRTGTDSVLMQSLIDAAQNGKEVTVVVELMARFDEEANINWATKLEEVGAHVVYGVVGHKTHAKMLMVVRREEGENGAPSCLRRYLHLGTGNYHPRTARLYTDFGLLTCNEQIGADVAEVFKQLTGLGRAQALHHLWQAPFTLHSNIIAAIRRETEVAKAGGQAFIVAKMNSLLEPETISTLYEASQAGVKIDLIVRGVCALRPGIPGLSENIRVRSIIGRFLEHHRIFHFHAEGEDRVYLSSADWMERNFFRRIELCFPVLDPRLKKRVLSEGLKPYLADNVQAWEMDSEGCYQRKRSPRAKPRCAQSELVQGLSSGV comes from the coding sequence ATGAATCGCTCCCATATTTATCGTCGTTATCCCCCGGAAAACTTCCTCAACCGGGAATTGGGCCTGCTGGCCTTCAACCGCCGAGTTCTAGCCCAGGCCCAGGACCCCACCGTCCCCCTGCTGGAGCGCCTGCGCTTTATCTGCATTGTCTCGTCCAACATGGACGAATTTTTCGAAATCCGGGTAGCCGGGCTGCGGGAACAGATCAAGCTCAATTCCAATACCCGGAGTACGGACGGCAAGACACCCCAGGAGGTCTACCGCCTAGTGCACAAGGTGTCCCAGGAATTGGTGGGGGAACAGTACAAGCTTTTTAACGAGGAAATTCTCCCGGCCCTGGATTCCCACGGTATCCACTTTCTGCGCCGTACCGCCTGGACCGATGCCCAGCGGGAATGGATTCGGGATTATTTCTTCCGGGAAGTCATGCCCGTCCTCACCCCCATCGGCCTGGACCCCTCCCACCCCTTCCCCCGAATTCTCAACAAGAGCCTGAATTTCGCCGTGGAACTGGAAGGCCGGGACGCGTTTGGACGCAATTCCGGCATGGCCATTGTCCAGGCGCCCCGGGTACTGCCCCGGGTGATCCGCCTGCCCCAGGAGCTGGCAGGCTACGAATACGGCTTCGTCTTCCTCTCCTCCGTGCTCCACGCCTTTGTGGGGGAACTGTTCGCGGGCATGAACGTGCTGGGCTGCTACCAGTTCCGGGTGACCCGCAATTCGGACCTGTTCGTAGACGAGGAAGAAGTCAAAAACCTGCGCACCAAAATCCAGGGGGAACTGCCCCAGCGCCACTTTGGTGACGCGGTACGCCTGGAAGTGGCGGACAACTGCTCCCAGGCCATGACCGAATTTCTCCTGGCCCAGTTCAATCTCACCGAAGCGGACCTCTTCCGGGTGGCCGGGCCGGTGAATCTGGTGCGCCTCATGCAGGTGCCGGACTGGGTGGATCGGCCCGATTTGAAATTCCCCTCCTTCGCCCCCGGCCTGCCCAAGACCCTGGAAAAGCATAAAGACATCTTTTCCAGCATGCGCAAGAACGACATCCTTCTGCACCATCCTTACCAGAGCTTCGGCCCGGTTATTGAACTGCTCCGGGAAGCGGCGGCGGATCCCCAGGTGGTGGCCATCAAAATGACTGTGTATCGCACGGGGACGGACTCGGTGCTGATGCAATCCCTCATCGACGCGGCCCAGAACGGCAAGGAAGTCACGGTGGTGGTGGAACTCATGGCCCGCTTTGACGAGGAGGCCAACATCAACTGGGCCACCAAGCTGGAAGAAGTGGGGGCCCATGTGGTGTATGGGGTGGTGGGTCACAAGACCCACGCCAAGATGCTCATGGTGGTGCGCCGGGAAGAAGGGGAAAACGGCGCCCCCAGCTGCCTGCGCCGCTATTTACACCTGGGCACAGGCAATTACCATCCCCGCACCGCCCGCCTGTATACGGACTTTGGCCTACTCACCTGTAATGAGCAGATCGGTGCCGACGTGGCCGAAGTCTTCAAGCAGCTCACCGGCCTGGGCCGGGCCCAGGCCCTCCATCACCTGTGGCAGGCCCCTTTCACCCTCCACTCCAACATCATCGCCGCCATCCGCCGGGAAACGGAAGTAGCCAAGGCCGGTGGTCAGGCCTTCATCGTCGCCAAGATGAACTCCCTGCTGGAGCCGGAAACCATTTCCACCCTGTACGAAGCCTCCCAGGCCGGAGTCAAGATCGACCTCATTGTCCGGGGCGTCTGCGCCCTGCGGCCGGGCATTCCCGGGCTATCGGAAAACATCCGGGTGCGCTCCATCATCGGCCGCTTCCTAGAACATCACCGGATTTTCCACTTCCACGCGGAAGGGGAAGACCGGGTGTACCTGTCCAGCGCGGACTGGATGGAGCGGAATTTCTTCCGGCGCATCGAACTCTGCTTCCCGGTCCTGGACCCTCGCCTGAAAAAGCGGGTGCTCTCCGAAGGCCTCAAGCCCTATCTGGCAGACAACGTCCAGGCCTGGGAAATGGATTCGGAAGGCTGCTACCAGCGTAAGCGCAGCCCCCGGGCCAAACCCCGCTGCGCCCAAAGCGAGCTCGTCCAGGGGCTTTCCAGCGGCGTATAA